The proteins below are encoded in one region of Helianthus annuus cultivar XRQ/B chromosome 2, HanXRQr2.0-SUNRISE, whole genome shotgun sequence:
- the LOC110911080 gene encoding F-box/LRR-repeat protein At5g63520-like isoform X1, with product MTFFASYQLFGIEKGHLSVFDHEGIKAGDTFHFYHPDLTVGVSSIAAISSHLRSFNRGSNNAIGGDKQDVFGGLIFSCCGEEFFGRPNINSAPFVYNFPGVTLGGTFCCRVFGRGVLTPYVKESQEQKAVQCCVHTKGAVYLIMSYTPSKTI from the exons ATGACGTTTTTTGCATCCTATCAACTTTTCGG GATTGAAAAGGGGCATCTTTCTGTTTTTGATCATGAGGGCATCAAAGCCGGCGATACATTCCATTTTTACCACCCGGATTTAACTGTCGGTGTATCTTCTATCGCCGCTATCTCTAGCCATTTGAGATCTTTCAATAGAGGGAGCAACAATGCCATTGGCGGTGATAAGCAGGATGTGTTCGGTGGTCTTATATTCAGTTGTTGTGGTGAGGAGTTCTTTGGACGACCAAACATTAACAGCGCACCGTTTGTGTACAACTTCCCGGGTGTGACACTTGGGGGGACATTTTGTTGCAGGGTATTTGGACGTGGCGTTTTAACCCCGTATGTTAAAGAATCCCAAGAACAAAAGGCGGTGCAATGTTGCGTGCATACTAAGGGTGCTGTCTATTTAATCATGTCTTACACTCCGTCAAAAACgatttaa
- the LOC110911080 gene encoding uncharacterized protein LOC110911080 isoform X2, which produces MTFFASYQLFGIEKGHLSVFDHEGIKAGDTFHFYHPDLTVGVSSIAAISSHLRSFNRGSNNAIGGDKQDVFGGLIFSCCGYLDVAF; this is translated from the exons ATGACGTTTTTTGCATCCTATCAACTTTTCGG GATTGAAAAGGGGCATCTTTCTGTTTTTGATCATGAGGGCATCAAAGCCGGCGATACATTCCATTTTTACCACCCGGATTTAACTGTCGGTGTATCTTCTATCGCCGCTATCTCTAGCCATTTGAGATCTTTCAATAGAGGGAGCAACAATGCCATTGGCGGTGATAAGCAGGATGTGTTCGGTGGTCTTATATTCAGTTGTTGTG GGTATTTGGACGTGGCGTTTTAA
- the LOC110911083 gene encoding F-box/LRR-repeat protein At5g63520 — protein sequence MASSETLRHCGTAATIDIIGEDLLHNIFSRLPATSFASAACVNRSWNLVCERVLSRPKLASACSSNDSLEVAVKDVVDKVLSEPIRPHFAIASIGNSFIQDYDVEESLEEAHYLITKSLGSNIPVITNSTLGIIGRDKFSDEFKEAQWRRGEEDNAIILTVGFLPGIKVTTIPLLMKNPITFMMKKFITDIREFSTSVSGCSSPAAIMMFADQYRVGLIDVAEKMGYAMSQKTVIVGDYSSPFRYLNCPDAWSVGAALVFAVDRNKPSGIGETRFHAVLSSGLSPVGPTYEAASVLEKSNSIWISARREGWGQNIDAETIRNQVYDQLGDRNQNRKLYIGVTKKGKCGQEKVGRMTSLAFYEVRRNNRKYFFVSEKGVNLGDTFRFYHLDSTAARSSVTAISSHLRSFNRRSNNTTGGDKQEVFGGLIFSCCGARFFGGPNIDSSPFLDNFPGVTLGGAFCRRVIGRGVLTLYAKESQEQKAMQCRVQARGGVYFIMSYHQ from the exons ATGGCGTCTTCTGAGACACTCCGGCACTGCGGAACCGCTGCAACTATTGATATCATCGGCGAAGACCTTCTTCACAACATCTTCTCCAGACTTCCGGCAACCTCTTTCGCCTCCGCCGCTTGCGTCAACCGCTCCTGGAACCTCGTCTGCGAACGCGTCCTTTCTCGTCCGAAGCTCGCCTCCGCATGTTCCAGTAACGATTCACTCGAG GTTGCTGTAAAAGATGTGGTGGATAAAGTACTATCGGAGCCTATTCGTCCTCATTTTGCCATTGCTTCTATTGGTAACTCATTTATTCAGGATTACGATGTGGAAGAATCTTTGGAAGAGGCTCACTACCTC ATTACTAAATCATTAGGCAGCAATATTCCGGTTATTACTAATAGTACGTTGGGAATAATCGGAAGGGATAAGTTTTCTGATGAATTCAAAGAG GCTCAGTGGAGACGCGGCGAAGAAGATAATGCAATCATATTGACTGTTGGATTTCTACCAGGGATCAAAGTCACAACAATACCACTTTTAATGAAG AATCCGATAACTTTTATGATGAAGAAATTTATAACCGACATTAGGGAGTTCTCAACTTCTGTTTCAGGGTGTTCATCCCCCGCTGCCATAATGATGTTCGCT GACCAGTACCGTGTAGGCCTGATCGATGTAGCGGAAAAGATGG GTTATGCAATGTCACAAAAAACTGTCATTGTTGGTGATTATTCCTCTCCGTTCCGATATTTGAACTGTCCTGATGCTTGGTCTGTTGGTGCTGCCTTGGTATTTGCGGTGGATAGGAATAAACCTTCTG GTATAGGAGAAACTCGGTTTCATGCTGTGTTATCAAGTGGATTATCACCTGTAGGCCCCACATATGAGGCAGCATCCGTTCTTGAGAAAAGCAATTCAATTTGGATCTCGGCAAGAAGAGAAGGGTGGGGACAGAATATTGACGCTGAAACTATTCGGAATCAAGTTTATGATCAA CTAGGAGACCGAAATCAGAACCGTAAACTTTACATTGGGGTAACTAAAAAAGGAAAATGCGGTCAAGAAAAGGTTGGACGCATGACGTCTCTTGCATTCTATGAAGTTCGTAG GAATAACAGGAAGTATTTTTTTGTTTCTGAAAAGGGCGTCAATTTGGGCGATACATTCCGCTTTTACCACTTAGATTCTACCGCTGCTCGATCTTCAGTCACCGCTATCTCTAGCCATCTGAGATCTTTCAACAGAAGGAGCAACAACACCACTGGAGGTGACAAGCAGGAGGTGTTTGGCGGTCTTATATTCAGTTGTTGTGGTGCGCGGTTCTTTGGCGGACCAAACATTGACAGCTCACCGTTTTTGGACAACTTCCCTGGTGTGACACTTGGGGGCGCATTTTGTAGGAGGGTAATTGGACGTGGTGTTTTAACCCTGTATGCTAAAGAATCCCAAGAACAAAAGGCAATGCAATGTCGCGTGCAAGCTCGCGGTGGTGTCTACTTTATCATGTCGTACCATCAATGA